The following DNA comes from Musa acuminata AAA Group cultivar baxijiao chromosome BXJ1-4, Cavendish_Baxijiao_AAA, whole genome shotgun sequence.
GCAAAATATTCATGGAAGAAAAGTATGTGACAAAAGATGAAAAACTACTTCACTCCAAAGAGTTCCAAGATGCCCTGGAGATTCTCAGTTCAAACCGAGATGTATTTCTCAAAATTCTTCAAGATCCGGGTTCCCTTTTCCTGAAGAATATTAGAAATGTCCATATGAGTCCACCACTTCAAAAAAAGCACATTACTGTATTGAAGCCTTCACAAAAGGTTGAGAAAAAGGATGAGAATCTGGTGATGGAAGAGAAATATCCATTGTTCAATAAGTGTGAACGAGGAACAACCAAGCAAATCTGTGACGAACAATGTTGGAGCTCTAGTTTTACTCAAACAAATGCTGATATTTTTTCCCTGCCAAGTAGGATAGTGGTCCTAAAGCCTAGCACTAGAAAGCCCCGTGAAAAGAAATCCAAGGTAACCCCTCCAACTACTTTATGTAAATTGCTGGAACAGAGTGGCTTTTTTGGAGAGTTGGGAGATAGTGAAACCTTTGGATCAACATTTACAGCAAAGAATTGCAGTCAGCAGGGACTGGAGAGTATAACTGGCAATTGGACAGATAAATCCTTGTGCTCTCCGGTCAGAGTGAATGGGTGCAGAGATGAGAATTTATTGAACAAGCCAGAAAATGTAAACACTGAAGAAGATGGAGGCAGCTTTAGTGACTCGGAGATTTTGACTTCAACTTCACGGTATTCTTGGGAATATACTAACAGAACTGGTAGTTCTTGCTCAGCCTTAACCTTTAGTCAGGATTCAAATTCACCCAAGTCATCAGTTGTTATGGAAGCGAAGAAGCAACTTTTAGAGATATGGTCTTCCATGGCATCTAATGAGAATAATCAAGAACGGACACAATTGCCAAGGTGCTCATTCTCTTTAGGTGAAATGCTTGCCATCAAAGTGGTAAAGGAAGGTGAATGTGGTGATAAGTTTACTGTACCAAACAGCAAATCATGTGGCCAAGAAGCAGAACCAGAGTTATCTACATCCTGCAAGACCAATGGTAAAATAAAGAATGTGCAAAGGGAGACCTCCCTTATAAATTTATCTAGGTCAAAATCTGTTCCCATCTCATCTTCTGTTTATGATCACATTGAATTGAATAAGGAATCTTCTGACTTTGGGAAAAACAAATCTACGAAGACAAAGGAGATAGCGAAGTCTAAGAATGAAAAGTCAACTTTCAAAGaaaaattttcaaattttttatctTCAAAGATTAAGAAAACAAGCAGAGAAAACCCTGTTTCTCCTCCATTGATGGGCTCTGATGACAAGGCCCAGTCTGGTAGTGCTGGTTTAGCTGCAAACAAAAATGTTGAATCAATAAATCCTCTCTATAAGAACTTTCCTATGACAAGTTCACTGGCAAAGTATGAGGAAAGGTCTGGCAATGCAGCTTATCCAACACCAGTTATTGTAGTAACAAAAAAAGTAAGTTTCTTTTCAAATTTGCTTGTGTAATTCAGATttctttctttctaatttttaCATATAAACTTGTAAGCCTTTTGTAcattgatctctttctcattgcAACATAATACAGAAATCTTTGGTAGTTGTACAAAATACAACATCCATATGGAAACAAATGAGAAAATATCCCAAGAAAGATGCAACTCGTGCTTGCAATACCCTAAAGAAGAGACTCACCCTTCCCCTGAAGGCTATTGCCTCTAAGAAAAGAAGGCAAGCCTTTTTTTAATGAATATCAAAGTTTTTTCTGGACCCCCCAAGAAATCCATAATTTAAAATGAGATATAATCTCCTATAAAATGTCTTTTCTTGTTTTGCTCTTGCATATTGATTGCATATTCAACTTGGTGGAAAATACTTTTAGGTCACACTTTTTATTGATTTTACCTCTTTGAAGTTGCTGCTTAACTAAGATTTAGATTCTTCTCAGGCTTCTTTTTCTATTGAGAAAGCCAAGACATGCAATAATTCATCGGGTGAGATCAAATTCAGGGACTATGAGAGTTTAAAAAGCAACCAGGACCAACCTAGTCCTACTTCAgttcttcatgtgccatttgtagATGAAACAAATGACAACGTGTCCCGATCATCTGAAGCTAATGCCGATCCACATGGTATGATCTTTTTTCCCACTTGTTAGAGTTCAAATATAAGTCAGGTCGTTTCTCATATGCATAAGATTTTGGAAATAGTGATCACCCAGCTAATGGATTCTTGTGGGAATCACAGTTTGTTGATTGCACTGTTAAGTCGCACTTGCATCCATGCGTCGAATCATTATTTTTTCCTTCAGTTTGCATCAGGAGATGTTAGAGTTTAAATTTAGGTTGGGTCATTTCCTATAAGCTTAAGCTTCTGATAACAATGTTGgccaaattataattttatcattacCTTTCATCATTCTTTTTTTGCCTTTCATATGATTACTGATTACTGTCTCTTCTTCATCCTAAGCTCTTCCTAGGCCGTCGACTATCAAATCAGTTGTTCGATCCTTATCATGGGAGAATGCCTACCTGGATAAGCCATCTCGAGATCTTTCTAAATGCAATGGGGCATCATCCAAGGTCGACAACCATGAACAAGAACATTTTGTATCTACCCGGAAGGTGCTCTCTTCTGGCTTAGAGAAGGCTACTATGATTTCTGCTGGATGTCAACCTCTTGATAGGCAATTAGATTCAGTGCCGCTTGCAAAATTCCTTACTTGGGAAAAAGAGGAAGCTGAGCACAGGGAGAAAAGGACAAAGCACCATTTCCTCTTTGGCTCTGTGAACTCAGCAGTAGAAATTGGTTCAACTGGTTTGACCACCTTACAAAGTGCATACCCATGGAATAGGGGATTTGGCAGGGATCTAGGAAATGTTTTTGCCAACTCTGCTGTATCAGTAGAGGTATGGAACCTAGTGAGGGATTCATTTTCTGTCAAACCAATGTGGGCAAGAGGTGAGGGCGGCATTGACAATCTAGTATTTGATAGAGCACTGATGAAAGTAAAAGGAGGACAGAGATTAGCTGAGTCAATGAGATTAGAAGTGCAGGAGATTGCCAAGGAGATTAGTAGGGATgtatttaaggatttggttgggGAGGCTTTGGCAGATATCAATGCCTAATGtctttgatgatttctcaatgctCCCTTCAAGTGTCGTGCCATGCATCTGTTATTGTCTTTAGGCACAGTCAGTTACTTtggtatattttatttttctttgtgaCTGAGGTATGCTTCCACAAGCACTGATGTTTGTACATTGTGTTGATGACTGCTGTATTTATCAGTGTATCACTGATGAGCTTTATTTCATTCACTAACCTGATGTTTTCCTCTTCATTGTCAATGTGTTTAGACTGTATCAGCTCTCCAAACtttcaaagtaaaaaagaatgaAAAGGTGATGTGATTTCTTCTTGGAATGTTCTGATCAAGTTTTATGAAACTATGTAGGTTTTACACATCCAGTGCCACTTATTCTTCTTGGTTCTTTTATTTCACTCGTCTAAAAGATCCTACAAGTAGCTATCAGTTATTTTTGTTCCTCTTATTTTATGCAACATGATGAGTATAATGGCAAGCAAGGAGATGCCTAAACTGTTGGACATGATGTTTGGGTATGAATATTTAATTAGTTGGAACTTTACATTAAGTCTTAATGCTGATTCTAATCACACAGGACAATACAAGATTAGAATCTAGCATATGCTGGATGTTGATGTGTGAGCTTGAAGGCTAAGATGAAAGTGTGAAAGATGAGCATGTTTATCTTATTTTTTGTTTATAGTTCTCTTTTGATATTGTAATCAATTGCTTATTTTTTCGTATTAGTTGCAAGTCAAATTGTTGAAGCCACTCATGGAAATTGTTTTTCCTTAAAAAAGATATATGCAAAGTGCAAAAGAGGGCAACATGTCTCAGCCACTGGTCAAGCAAAATAGTCAGATATCTCATAAAATAAGAACTGCAGCTTCTGTTATTCATGTAACATCAGATTGGTAGAAAGTATTTACTGCAACCAGTGACATAATTCATGGGTTCATGATTCTAAGCATTCTTCTCATTATGAACTTGTATTATGAATACATAATACAGGTTCTTGGCGGCAGTTTGGCATCTAACAAGCACAGAATAGCAGCAAGATGTTCCTAATTTCTTCCTTCTTTAAGCAAAGCAAGAGGGTATGAAAGGCAGGTGAGTTTGATAGTAATGGATGAAGCTTCAGCATCTGAAACTGGTCTAGCAAGAGGGTGTGAAGTGATGTTGAAATGGTTTGCTCTACATCTGATATGTCAAATGTCAACTAATGAAGATTGCCAAATGAAAATGTGCTTATAAATGTGACAATATAGTATTGAAGGGCATATATTATCTTCTGATAATTTTATGGTGGCAAGCTATTAGTATTGAGTGTGACAAGCAATAGGGTGGTGGCATGAGGAAGATAAAATAAGATCTCCACATCAGATCATCAATGAGAACATTGTGGATATCTATTGGGGTAAGTGAGCATTGATATGAGGAATCATGTTTTGGAAACACATATCTCATGATTCACTGACCCTGAAAACAAATGCTTGATTTTATACCTCTAATCATTTCCTTGGTCCATTACATAATGCAAATAATGGCCAATTATTGAGTCTATCATTGTTTGCCAATCAGATTACATGTTTTTAGTGTTAAATAACTATTAGTTTTAATACGCGTCATAGCATAAAATAATTTGTCAATATTGACTTTTTCTTAGTTCAATAAAAATCAAATGTcaactataaaaataaaaatctaaatacctATGGTACAAACCGATAAAcaccaatgtagatatatatcatTCCGATCAATCTTTGGAACCTCCAAACATCACAGTGTGCCACATAAACACCCACCATGGAATATTAATCACACTTCAAATGAAGGATCCACTTTCCTTtcgaaataataatgataaaaaagataaataaatgtggaaaaaggagaaaaagttaaGCAACAAGTGGCCAGGTAGCTTTTCCCTAATTGCTGCCTTTTCTGTGCGCATGATCGAGTTGTTGCTATCAACAGCGAAGTGGAGGTGGACCTGCTGGCAAACTTTTGATTTTGATGAGACTTCATTCCTTGTAGGCCTCTGCTTGGATTAATAATAGtttaaaggaggaggaagaggagcttTTTAATGCACAATTCTTCCATAAGAACTATCAATCAGCAAGTAGAGATCATTCATGACTTGAAATCTGAAAACCATGACAAATGACTTTGGAATTCCTTTTTCCATGATATGTAATTGCTTCTTGTTTTAGATTTTGGATTTACAGCTTGAATACCCTTTTTTTTCAACTGCTGATGGATCAAAAAGTAATGCTAAATATTTTCTGGAACATGGTTTGTGGTTCATTATGATTGATTGTGATGTTGAAATATTTCCATTTATTATTGTGTTTTGAGGGGTGAGCTACTGAACTATCTCAGAGATCATGGCAATTTATCAGCAACCTTTTACAGGTTTCTGATACTGATTGTTTAACTGGCACACTATATTCTGGTTATTTAAATCCCTCAGAAAATTACTTGCTTCCTTTTCAAACCTTTTTCATTTGCTTTTCTATAGAATTATTTTCCATTTAATTCCTTTTTTCAATTTAAAAAGAAAGACCACCAAGAAGAAATAGAAACTTGGAACAAAATATTGTGCTTTTACTTGATTAtgaactgatatatatatatatatatgtatatgtatatagtaaTCTACCTAAAGGAAATTTAATTCCAAGATCATATATTCTCTGATTTAACACTAAACAAAAGAGGAAACAAAAAGATATATTGACATCTCAATGACAGTGAAGCAGATCATTGGATAAGGAAGTAACAGAGGCTAGAGCAGTCCAAGTCTTGCTCCTCCTGTCTTCTTCCACACACACACATCAATTGGTCTAATTTGTCAGATGGAACATGCATCACATCTATCAGTTCAATGTCTCTGTGAATTCCTTGGCTGCCGACACTGAAGTCCAGAGTGTTCATGTCCTGCACTGCAACCCTAATTATTCTCTATCTATTTGGCTAAGGTGGACAGTTTCTTCAGCTTGATTGAGTCACTACAGAGAATGTTGCATTCTGTGTTGGAGAGCCAGTCAAAGCAAGCTTTGGTGGATGAAACAAGCTACAAGTTTGAGACCACATGAAAAGAAGCCACTTGGACTATCTTTTTGGTCTTTTCCATCAGCTTGTGGGGACTTAGTAGTTTGATCCTGTTTGGGATAATTTTTCTTGCAGGTTTTCTCATCTGCCAATGGAACTCCAACAGCACCACTGCTGGCATATCCATCCACATGTGTAGTACATGACCAGTTCTTGCACTCAGCTATGTGAAGAAAAGAAGGGATATGTAGCTTCCACAAGTAATCTCCTGTTCTATTTGATGTAACATACCAAATACATCTAATCTCTGTTCTATTTGATGTAACATACCAACTACATTTTTCTTGTAATACATGTGATTCTTTGTGCTTATTGGAGAGGGTTTCAATTCAACTTGAAGAAAAATTTGGTGCACCCCTTCCCTTGCTCTCAGTGTACTTTTTGTGTCATTCAGGATTCCCTTGATCTGAGTCACACAAACCCTCAAGCTGAGGATGAAGAGAATGGGAGTTTGTAAAGGATAAACATGGCTGTCTCTTTCAAGCAGCACAAAGGGTTCAATAAGATGAGGATAAAGCTAGATTTGTGAGTATGAGGTTGGCCCAAGGGATTGTAAAAGCTAATGATGTTTGTCCTTTTTGTTGTTAGCCATGATCCTACAATTGttgaacataaatatatatatatataaacgatctAAGTGTGGCATTCCTCAGTGAAAAGACAAGAAGTGGGGATTCAATGTCAAGTAGAGAGAATTTGGAAGCAATGTTCCTGGACACCTCTCTGGTCACTCAAATCTCATTCCTTCCATCTGTTCCTTGATTGGATTGAGGCTTACAGGCCAACAACTGATGCTTGtagaacatgtcaattctgcAGCCTAACAAAATAAAGTTTATTTTGGTGATGTTAAACACAATCAACTTAAATTTATATCTGAATTAGCACTCAGACAGTGATCTTCAGGGAAGGAAGGATATCATATTACATATGCATTACAAGCAAACTCTTTTTAGCAAGTACAAATATGTGATGGAATAATTCCTAAGCTAAAATTTCTTATGGCTTCATTTGATCAGACAATTCATACTAACATAGTTTCTAATTTCTCCATAAGCTTTTTTGTGACTCAACTGTAGACAGGACAGTTTCGAAGGTGTCCAACTTTTTCTTGGGAAGAAACTTAAACCAAGTAAAATCTCAGACACAAAATGATGCTAAATCCAGAAACTGGAGTCATAAATGTTAGGACAGCTATATATCCACAGTTtctctctagaactaagcactccATGTTTTCTTTACCATTACCAAAACTGAGCTTGTATCCTACTCAAGCATGATATCAATGCATGTGAAAAAAGAATTGAAGGATTCTGACAAGAGGCATCTTAATGACTAATCCTTTGACCAAGATCTTCTTCATGATCAATGCTTTGACTAATAATTTCTGAAGACCAACCTTGACTGAATCCCTTGTGGATCTCAGCTTGATGCCACTAGTACAATACTTATCATATAAAACactattaaagaaaaaaaaattacagtATGTGCAATAAAGATTAGCATAAGAATCAGTGACAAGtgagaataataaaaataatggaAGAGAAAAGTCATATTGGAATTTGTCCAAATCCCAAGAGCCATTAATACAACTGAGCTCAACACCACTAAACTAATTGTAACCAATATAAATATTGATGATAGAGAAACCACAAGAGTGAGAAACAAGTAAAATATTAGTAAATAAGAGATGGTGGGAAGAGAGAGGAGTTTTTTCTTTGGGGTTTGTTCAGAGCCTGTGAAAGACACTCCACTATTTGAGCTCAACACCATTGGCTTACAAGTTGGAAGACATGGAATAATATGGTGAAGAAATCATTAGAGAATAGTTATTTAGAATTAGCAAGTGATAATTGCTGAATACGAAAacaaagaggaggaaggagaagtgGGCTCAAGGGGGAGTGAGAGAAAGAGATGGAAAGTGAGACTTGAAAGCATGCTTGCCGGCCATTATTGtggcgtctctctctctctctctctctctctctgtcctgTGGCCTTATTTTCCCATTTCCCTCCAACTTTGGACCTTTCCTACAAAATCTGCCTGCTTTATGGATCGACGGTGAGGGTCGGATGGGGCCAAAAGCAGGGAAGATGCAGTGGACCAGTAGGCGTGAAATTCCACGTTGGGAATGGACTGAACCGAGATAGAACCCGTGCATCGACGGGTCGAAGAAGCGAAACAGGAGAAAAAGGCGACCGCTTTGCACTCCGCTCTTCGAGAAAGTCGGGGAAGTCGGCTCCTTTACGGTCCCGGCATACGAAAAGGTGCAGGATTCGCGATTTCTTGTGATGTTTGCTGCTGGCGAGTCTATTTTTTCTCGAAGGATTTTGGGGCGATTTGTAGGACTTAAGCTGAGATTTATCGTCTCCTTCGAAACGGTGGGTTTCTTTTGCAGAAAGGTGCGGCTTTGATGCTCAGGCTGAGGTTGCAAACTTGAAGACTCCAGTATTGGTAGGGGGAAATTGGTTATGGTTTCGTGCTGGGGGCAGCAATCTTGCGGCTTTGGTAGAGAAAGTGGAATTCCATGTGGATATCGGTCTGGAAAGGATTTGGTGCCTTTCGCAAGAAAGTCGTAAAAGCTGAGTTGGGTTTGAAGTGAGTTGTCTCAGTTCAATGGACCACTAGTGGAATTCCCTGGCTTTGATTTGATTTTGAGGATATCACCGCCAAGTTCGGTAGGATCGACAGCAAGTTTTCCAAATGTTAGGTGCGATAATTTTGTATTGAACTGTTTTAGTTTAAGAGGAGAAGCAAGTGACGATTTTGAGGGCTTGGTTATTTTATTTGCTTGAGGCAATGATAGTGTCATGAGTTCTCTTGAAATCAGAAACTTCAGTTTACCATACCAGAAGCAAATTCTGGCTTGATTGAAGAATTGATATTGTCATGAGCTTTCTTGAGGTAGAAAAGTTCAGCTTATCACACCGGCAACAAATTGTGGCttgatatatcatcaatgaagcgTTGCATCCGTCAGATCATAGGCTTTGGGACCATGGAGGTAAGACAATTTTTGCTGAATCTTCTAGGATTTGTTGTTTCTGTTGAATTGATTTCTAAGTAATTCTGCTTCTACGATTGgttttttgctttatatcttttcTTGCAATTTGATGAAACGAGCTCTGTCAATTTTTGTTGCATGTATCAGGAAAATGGTCTTGAGTTCTTGAAGTGCAGAAGATGATTAAAAAGCTTGGCTTTATTCTTGATGCTCTGAGGCTTTACTTATCTCAACATTAGCACTTTGTGTAAGTCATAATGATGGCTAAGATGCCAGAGATTTCAAATTCTGAAGGAGCTTCTGTTTTGGTGGTTCTTCAGTTTGTAGCATTATTGGCCTCTGTAGTCATACATATTTCGGAAGGGGTAAACATTGAAGGACAATACCTGTTGGATCTTAAGAGTACAATGAGGGATGATCTGCACCACCTAGATAGTTGGAACCCTAACGATCGTACACCTTGTGGTTGGACGGGTGTTAATTGCACTTCCGGCCTCAATGCAGTGGTCGTTGGCCTTAATCTGAGCTCCATGAATCTATCTGGAAGCATCCCCCTGAGCATTGGTGGATTAGTTCACCTAACTTATCTTGATCTTTCCTTCAATGAGTTATCAGGAACAATCCCTAGGGAGATTGGAAATTGCTCAAAGTTAGAGTTTTTGTATCTCAATAGCAATAACTTTGAAGGTGAAATCCCTCATGAATTGGGTAGCCTTTCCTCTTTGTTAAAATGCAATTTGTGTAACAACAAGCTATCGAGCTCTCTTCCTGAGTCGATCGGAGGTCTTTCATCGCTTGTGGAACTAGTGGCCTACACTAACAACATCACAGGTCCATTGCCTCGTTCCATCGGCAGGCTCAAGAACCTAGTTATATTACGGATGGGGCAAAATTTGATCTCTGGAAGCATTCCTGTGGAGATAGGTGACTGCCAGAACTTGAAACGACTTGGTCTTGCCCAGAACCTGCTAGGAGGTGAGATCCCAAAGGAGCTCGGGAAGTTGAAAAACTTGACCGAACTAATTCTTTGGGACAACCAACTCTCTGGAATTATCCCTAAGGAGCTTGGAAACTGTAGCAGCCTCGTGACACTTGCCCTTTACCAGAATAATTTAGTGGGTAGCATACCTGCAGAGATTGGAAACCTGAAGAACTTGGAGAAGTTATATTTGTACAGAAATTCATTGAATGGGACAATCCCAAAAATGATTGGAAATCTTACTCGGGCAACAGAAATAGATTTCTCAGAGAATACATTGACAGGAAAAATACCATCTGAACTGAGTAACAATAAGGGTTTGCACCTGCTTTTCTTGTTCCAGAATCAGCTTACAGGCAGCATTCCACCAGAATTGAGTGAGTTAAGGAATTTAACCAAGCTTGATCTCTCGATCAACTCTCTCACCGGGCCCATTCCTCTGGGGTTGCAGTATCTGCCTAATCTAACTCAATTGCAACTCTTCAATAACATGCTGTCAGGCCTCATTCCCAAGAGTCTTGGCGTGTACAGTCCACTTTGGGTGCTTGATTTTTCAGAGAACAACCTCACTGGCCTAATACCGAGTCATCTTTGTAGACGTTCGAACCTTATTTTGTTGAATTTATGGTCTAACGGGTTGACTGGAAACATTCCTAGTGGAATTACAAATTGTAAATCCTTGGTGCAACTTCGTCTGGGTAAGAACAGTCTCACAGGAAGCTTTCCCTCTGATTTATGCAAGCTGGTCAATCTTACTGCTATTGAGTTAGATGAGAACAGATTCAGTGGTCCCATTCCATCGGAGATAGGGCAATGCAAAGCTTTGCAGAGGCTTATTCTTCCTAACAACTTCTTCACACATAAATTGCCAAGGGAGATTGGTAATCTGTCACAGTTAGTTATCTTTAACATCTCATCCAATGAAATTGGAGGAAGCATACCTCCAGAGATTTTCAACTGTAAGATGCTCCAGCGACTTGACCTCAGCAAGAATCAGTTTTTAGGGGCATTGCCTGATGAAGTTGGAAGCCTTTTGCAGTTGGAACTGCTTATACTTTCTGATAACAAGTTCTCAGGAACAATACCTTCCATCATAGGAAAGCTCTCTCATCTGACAGAGCTGCAGATGGGCGGTAATGAATTTTTTGGCACAGTACCTAAGGAATTGGGTGAGCTTTCCAGTTTACAAATTGCGATGAATCTTAGCTACAACAATCTTTCAGGAAATATACCACCAGAGCTTGGCAATCTTTCCCTTCTGGAATATGTTTGGTTGAACAATAACCACTTAACTGGCGAAATTCCATCGACATTTGCCCATCTGTCTAGCTTACTTGGACTGAATGTTTCATATAATAATCTCACAGGGCCTATACCTCCTATTCCATTGTTTCAGAACATGGCCCTAAGTAGCTTCATAGGAAATAGGGATCTTTGTGGTAAACCTCTCGGTCAATGTGGTTTGTCTCCATCGTCTACATCTCCATCAGCTAGAACAAGTACCTACTTGGGTAAGACGATTGCAATAATTGCTGCTGCCATTGGAGGAATTTCTCTTGTACTCATTGCTGTGATTGTATATATCATGATAAGACCCGTTGAGACAGTCGCACCTGTCAATGACAAGCAACCAGGTAATACAGATTCAGATACATACATATTTCCAAAAGAGAAAATTACGTTCCAGGACTTAGTTGCTGCCacaaataattttgatgagaGTTATGTAATTGGAAGGGGTGCTTGTGGAACAGTATACAGAGCTGTTCTGCAATCTGGGCAAACAGTTGCTGTCAAGAAGTTAGCATCTAATAGAGACAGTAGCAACGCGGAAAATAGCTTTCGTGCAGAGATTTCGACTCTTGGAAAGATTAGGCATCGAAACATTGTCAAGCTATATGGTTTCTTCTATCACCAGGGTTCCAACCTTCTTCTGTATGAGTACATGTCAAGAGGCAGCCTGGCTGAGTCGCTTCATGGAGGTTGCTCTTCTTCTCTTGACTGGGACACCCGGTTCATGATTGCGCTTGGGGCTGCTGAGGGACTTTCATATTTGCACCATGATTGCAAGCCCCGGATCATTCACAGAGATATCAAGTCGAACAATATTCTGCTTGATGAGAACTTTGAAGCTCATGTTGGAGACTTTGGATTGGCAAAGGTGATCGACATGCCACAATCGAAGTCAATGTCTGCAGTTGCTGGATCATATGGGTACATAGCACCTGGTAAGTCAACTTAAATACCATTATTTGTTTTGCCATTTTCTTCTACCTTGAGTTGCCTTTTTCTCCTGAGGCTGGATTCACCGAGTTTGAGTGTTACTTTTTCCTATTCATTTTTGCTGACTGTTTTACTGAAGAAGCAGCATGGTTATCAGAAGGAAAGCTGTTACACAATTGTTTAACCTTAGAGCTGATCTTTGATTTATTTTGTGAAAACATAACAATAAAGATTGATTACTATAACCTGTGTGGACCATGCTTTCCGATTTTTCTTCATCCGGTTGGTGTAAATTTGGGACTTGTGTACtctgtttttatttttaatatagttCAAAGTGCGTCTCTTAACCTACATTAGCACATTAGAAAAATT
Coding sequences within:
- the LOC135585498 gene encoding probable leucine-rich repeat receptor-like protein kinase At5g63930 — its product is MMAKMPEISNSEGASVLVVLQFVALLASVVIHISEGVNIEGQYLLDLKSTMRDDLHHLDSWNPNDRTPCGWTGVNCTSGLNAVVVGLNLSSMNLSGSIPLSIGGLVHLTYLDLSFNELSGTIPREIGNCSKLEFLYLNSNNFEGEIPHELGSLSSLLKCNLCNNKLSSSLPESIGGLSSLVELVAYTNNITGPLPRSIGRLKNLVILRMGQNLISGSIPVEIGDCQNLKRLGLAQNLLGGEIPKELGKLKNLTELILWDNQLSGIIPKELGNCSSLVTLALYQNNLVGSIPAEIGNLKNLEKLYLYRNSLNGTIPKMIGNLTRATEIDFSENTLTGKIPSELSNNKGLHLLFLFQNQLTGSIPPELSELRNLTKLDLSINSLTGPIPLGLQYLPNLTQLQLFNNMLSGLIPKSLGVYSPLWVLDFSENNLTGLIPSHLCRRSNLILLNLWSNGLTGNIPSGITNCKSLVQLRLGKNSLTGSFPSDLCKLVNLTAIELDENRFSGPIPSEIGQCKALQRLILPNNFFTHKLPREIGNLSQLVIFNISSNEIGGSIPPEIFNCKMLQRLDLSKNQFLGALPDEVGSLLQLELLILSDNKFSGTIPSIIGKLSHLTELQMGGNEFFGTVPKELGELSSLQIAMNLSYNNLSGNIPPELGNLSLLEYVWLNNNHLTGEIPSTFAHLSSLLGLNVSYNNLTGPIPPIPLFQNMALSSFIGNRDLCGKPLGQCGLSPSSTSPSARTSTYLGKTIAIIAAAIGGISLVLIAVIVYIMIRPVETVAPVNDKQPGNTDSDTYIFPKEKITFQDLVAATNNFDESYVIGRGACGTVYRAVLQSGQTVAVKKLASNRDSSNAENSFRAEISTLGKIRHRNIVKLYGFFYHQGSNLLLYEYMSRGSLAESLHGGCSSSLDWDTRFMIALGAAEGLSYLHHDCKPRIIHRDIKSNNILLDENFEAHVGDFGLAKVIDMPQSKSMSAVAGSYGYIAPEYAYTMKVTEKCDIYSYGVVLLELLTGRTPVQPLDQGGDLVTWVRTHIRTSSLTSGILDSQLNLEDRVVVGHMIMVLKIALQCTSMSPMNRPAMHEVVFMLVESKQKAGSLASSPVSNLSSEEDNL
- the LOC135667583 gene encoding uncharacterized protein LOC135667583 — encoded protein: MEKKSSSCSSGQTQIKMLIENEISKETELKRKSLSVVAQLMGIDDPALAQQHVPISTKRNMQVDYPSTTLAGALKGCHQQEVILKCQQCDYDKMKVQDAHEVSQKPSRASGIKDLWGNCNENQNKNKKAFVRKIFMEEKYVTKDEKLLHSKEFQDALEILSSNRDVFLKILQDPGSLFLKNIRNVHMSPPLQKKHITVLKPSQKVEKKDENLVMEEKYPLFNKCERGTTKQICDEQCWSSSFTQTNADIFSLPSRIVVLKPSTRKPREKKSKVTPPTTLCKLLEQSGFFGELGDSETFGSTFTAKNCSQQGLESITGNWTDKSLCSPVRVNGCRDENLLNKPENVNTEEDGGSFSDSEILTSTSRYSWEYTNRTGSSCSALTFSQDSNSPKSSVVMEAKKQLLEIWSSMASNENNQERTQLPRCSFSLGEMLAIKVVKEGECGDKFTVPNSKSCGQEAEPELSTSCKTNGKIKNVQRETSLINLSRSKSVPISSSVYDHIELNKESSDFGKNKSTKTKEIAKSKNEKSTFKEKFSNFLSSKIKKTSRENPVSPPLMGSDDKAQSGSAGLAANKNVESINPLYKNFPMTSSLAKYEERSGNAAYPTPVIVVTKKASFSIEKAKTCNNSSGEIKFRDYESLKSNQDQPSPTSVLHVPFVDETNDNVSRSSEANADPHALPRPSTIKSVVRSLSWENAYLDKPSRDLSKCNGASSKVDNHEQEHFVSTRKVLSSGLEKATMISAGCQPLDRQLDSVPLAKFLTWEKEEAEHREKRTKHHFLFGSVNSAVEIGSTGLTTLQSAYPWNRGFGRDLGNVFANSAVSVEVWNLVRDSFSVKPMWARGEGGIDNLVFDRALMKVKGGQRLAESMRLEVQEIAKEISRDVFKDLVGEALADINA